GCAGCTCCTCATCAAGGACTTCATTCTATCAATCTCTTCACTAGCTGAACCTTCCCCCTCTGTCGCCGATTGGTGGCGCACCGTCTCTCTCTACACCGACCAAACCGGCGCCAATGTCTCCAAATCTTTGTTCATTGCCGGAGAGTACTCCGACACGGCCTACTCTCACGGGAACCAGCTTACCCGGCTTTCTATTCAGCAAGTAATTGCCACCGCCGTGAAATCCGCGCCACTCCCGGTGGACCACAGGAACGGGATCTATCTCATCCTCACCTCACACGACGTCACCGTACAGGATTTCTGCCGAGCAGTCTGCGGCTTCCATTACTTCACCTTCCCCTCCATGGTGGGCTACACCTTGCCGTACGCGTGGATCGGAAATTCCGCGAAGCAGTGTCCGGAGGTCTGCGCTTACCCATTCGCAGTCCCGGGATACATGGGCGGAGGTGGGCCCGGAGCACTCAAATCCCCAAATGATGACGTCGGAATCGATGGAATGATCAGCGTGATAGCTCACGAGCTTGCAGAACTGACCACAAATCCTCTAGTAAATGCGTGGTATGCCGGGGAGGACCCGACTGCTCCAACGGAGATAGGAGACCTTTGTGAGGGTCTGTACGGAACGGGTGGCGGTGGTGGGTATATAGGGCAGGTGATGAGAGACAGAAAAGGTAGGACCTTTAACATGAATGGAAGGAGAGGGAGGAGGTTCTTGGTGCAATGGGTATGGAGTCCAGTTCTTAAAGCTTGTGTCGGACCAAATGCTCTTGATTAGTTTAAATCTTTTTGGATGAGATTCCATGCTTTTGAATCATAATCCTTGCtgggtttttgatttgatttgatttgaattctTCCTATATGGATTGATTTCAAGATAGATGGATATAGAGAAGAAGAAATGTGGGtggagctgctgctgctggtggTGGAGGGAAGTGGCCAAGGGGGATGATTTTGCTTATTGTAATTTTTTGCTTCATTAGTTGTTAATTATAGGTGTATTTATTTGTATTAGAATTTTATGCATTCAAATATATACAAATCCAGCTCAATTTGATCTCTCCACACATTAATCCTGGCTAGTGTATCATGTCCATATTGCTGCTTTTTGGGTCCCAAAGAGTCCAAAAGACAAAGTTGAAGAAACTCTGCCAGCTtctatgaatgaatgaatgctaGCTGGAGCCAGTGATTGTACTGTGGCTTTGGGggggaaaacaaaaacaaaaaaatttaccaaatttctgggttttttttatgATGTCAAGTCAGTCAACAAGATATGGAATTTGGCAGTAGTGCTGGATCAGAAGGTTTTGAGTCTATAGGTCCAGTAAGTGATGTGAGCAAAATTGTTAATTATTCTTCCATGGCTCAGTATGTCAAACTTTAtgaaaaattttttaaaaaaaatcttggaaAGTGATcatacaaataattaaaatttgaagAGTAGCCACACCACACATTTGCATTTCAGCAATAGGACCTAAATACATTATTGgtgaaaagaaaatatcaatgGGAGTATGAAACACAAGCTTTAAAGTAATGAGCCCACAAGGTGATGCATAGAAGGAGTTCACCAGTTTTTTTTACCTCAAAAGTCCAAATTGAAGAAACTTTGATGTAAGATATAATAAATATCTTGTGTTACAGaaagaaaaagtcaaataaTTAAAGCAAAAAAGATATTTGTTTTAGATATGATAT
This genomic stretch from Tripterygium wilfordii isolate XIE 37 chromosome 22, ASM1340144v1, whole genome shotgun sequence harbors:
- the LOC119992142 gene encoding protein EXORDIUM-like 5, producing MSVPHFLSVLLATFVISSISSSATISSSKAQTFNIKPESFFNPKLPPRTLSSNKKFEGSSNLVDLRYHMGPVLSSSPIKIYLIWYGRWSAPQQLLIKDFILSISSLAEPSPSVADWWRTVSLYTDQTGANVSKSLFIAGEYSDTAYSHGNQLTRLSIQQVIATAVKSAPLPVDHRNGIYLILTSHDVTVQDFCRAVCGFHYFTFPSMVGYTLPYAWIGNSAKQCPEVCAYPFAVPGYMGGGGPGALKSPNDDVGIDGMISVIAHELAELTTNPLVNAWYAGEDPTAPTEIGDLCEGLYGTGGGGGYIGQVMRDRKGRTFNMNGRRGRRFLVQWVWSPVLKACVGPNALD